In Scyliorhinus torazame isolate Kashiwa2021f chromosome 9, sScyTor2.1, whole genome shotgun sequence, a single window of DNA contains:
- the hmgb2a gene encoding high mobility group protein B2a, producing MVKRDPNKPRGKMSSYAYFVQTCREEHKKKHPEASVNFTEFSKKCSERWKTMNIKEKSKFEDLAKGDKVRYDREMKNYIPQKGDKKRKKDPNAPKRPPSAFFIFCSEKRPKIKSESPGMSIGDVAKKLGEMWSTVQPKDKVPFEQKASKLKEKYEKEVAAYRAKCKGEAGKEAGKKPAAKPAQAAKKKKEEEEEEEDDDEEEEDDEEEEDDDEDDE from the exons ATGGTTAAAAGAGATCCCAATAAGCCTCGGGGCAAGATGTCCTCATATGCATACTTTGTGCAGACTTGTCGAGAGGAACACAAGAAGAAACACCCCGAAGCCAGCGTCAACTTTACAGAGTTCTCAAAGAAATGTTCAGAAAGGTGGAAG ACCATGAACATCAAAGAGAAGTCAAAGTTTGAAGACCTGGCTAAGGGCGACAAGGTCCGTTATGATCGGGAGATGAAGAACTATATCCCTCAAAAGGGGGATAAGAAGAGGAAGAAGGATCCAAATGCCCCCAAGAGACCACC ATCAGCATTTTTCATTTTCTGCTCTGAGAAACGTCCAAAGATCAAGAGCGAGTCTCCTGGAATGTCCATTGGGGATGTTGCAAAGAAGCTGGGAGAGATGTGGTCTACGGTGCAACCCAAGGATAAAGTACCGTTTGAGCAGAAAGCatccaagttaaaggagaaatatgAAAAG GAGGTTGCAGCCTATCGTGCCAAATGCAAGGGTGAAGCTGGTAAGGAAGCTGGTAAGAAACCTGCTGCCAAGCCAGCTCAGGCTGCAAAGAagaagaaggaagaggaggaggaagaagaggacGACGATGAAGAGGAGGAAGATGACGAGGAAGAagaggatgatgatgaggatgaCGAATAA